The Methylomarinum vadi genome has a window encoding:
- a CDS encoding alpha/beta hydrolase: MTTFLLLYLLLLLAVFLLQRKLLYFPSTFSQRQQEAQLTELSLKPWPSANQLHGLTSKTPPPNPQGTVLVFHGNAGSAVHRTYFIDALHNLGYRIIVAEYPGYGTRQGPPTESALIRDGIVAAKLAVREFGEPLFLCGESLGSGVAAGIVASQEVPVKGLLFITPFDSMANVAQHHYWYFLARWLLLDSYDNISRLIDYRGPVAMVLADKDEIIPARNSLALFDSLAGPKKLWRFAGASHNTLPLQPWWREAMKFIDD; encoded by the coding sequence ATGACGACTTTTCTCTTGCTCTATTTATTATTGTTACTGGCGGTTTTCTTGCTGCAACGCAAACTGCTGTATTTCCCGAGCACCTTCAGCCAACGCCAGCAGGAAGCCCAACTCACGGAATTAAGTTTAAAGCCTTGGCCCTCCGCCAACCAATTGCATGGTTTGACCAGTAAAACACCGCCACCAAATCCGCAAGGCACGGTGTTGGTTTTTCACGGCAATGCCGGTTCCGCCGTGCATCGGACATACTTCATCGACGCTTTGCATAATCTAGGCTACCGCATCATCGTCGCCGAATATCCGGGTTATGGCACGCGCCAAGGCCCGCCTACCGAGTCGGCCTTGATCCGGGACGGTATTGTCGCCGCAAAACTGGCCGTGCGCGAATTCGGCGAGCCCTTGTTCCTATGCGGCGAATCGCTCGGCAGCGGCGTCGCCGCCGGCATCGTCGCGTCGCAAGAAGTTCCGGTGAAAGGCTTGCTGTTTATTACGCCGTTCGATTCGATGGCCAACGTGGCGCAGCATCATTATTGGTATTTCCTGGCGCGCTGGTTGCTTTTGGATAGCTACGATAACATTTCCAGACTGATCGATTATCGAGGTCCGGTTGCGATGGTGCTGGCAGACAAGGACGAGATCATCCCAGCCCGCAACAGCCTGGCTTTATTCGACAGCTTGGCTGGCCCCAAAAAGCTCTGGCGCTTTGCCGGCGCAAGCCACAACACCTTACCGCTGCAGCCCTGGTGGCGGGAAGCGATGAAATTTATCGATGATTAG